From one Catenuloplanes nepalensis genomic stretch:
- a CDS encoding zinc-dependent alcohol dehydrogenase — protein MRSVLVTGPGTTEVREVPRPECGDDDVLIAVKACGICGSDAMYTAVGGIPPRQGATPLGHEPAGEVVAVGRNVTGIGEGDHVVVNPMAAIDGIIGSGGAQGALSDLIVIREARAGVHLRVIPPHVPWEVAALNEPMAVARHAVNRTSPKPGDTAVVFGAGPIGLGAVISLKLAGAAHVVAVDLVPNRLEKALAVGADAVINSAEEDVAARLAELHGTARAGLVSGAKPGTDIYLDAAGAPAVLETALASAKHGATLGIVAVHKRPASVDFGRLLTTELTIVLSMGYPSEIFEVTDDLIANWEKYALIVSDTVPFGRVREALTLAATPGAAEKVVVTF, from the coding sequence ATGCGTAGCGTTCTGGTGACCGGGCCGGGCACGACCGAGGTCCGCGAGGTGCCGCGGCCGGAGTGCGGCGACGACGACGTCCTGATCGCGGTCAAGGCCTGCGGCATCTGCGGGTCCGACGCGATGTACACCGCGGTCGGCGGCATTCCGCCACGGCAGGGCGCCACGCCGCTCGGGCACGAGCCGGCCGGCGAGGTCGTCGCCGTGGGCCGGAACGTCACCGGCATCGGCGAGGGTGACCACGTGGTGGTCAACCCGATGGCCGCGATCGACGGCATCATCGGCAGCGGCGGTGCGCAGGGCGCGCTCTCCGACCTGATCGTGATCAGGGAGGCGCGGGCCGGCGTGCATCTGCGCGTCATTCCGCCGCACGTGCCGTGGGAGGTCGCGGCGCTGAACGAGCCGATGGCAGTGGCCCGGCACGCGGTCAACCGGACGAGCCCGAAGCCAGGCGACACCGCGGTGGTCTTCGGAGCCGGGCCGATCGGTCTCGGCGCGGTGATCAGCCTGAAGCTCGCGGGTGCCGCGCACGTCGTGGCCGTCGACCTCGTGCCGAACCGGCTGGAGAAGGCGCTCGCGGTCGGCGCGGACGCGGTGATCAACTCTGCCGAGGAGGACGTGGCGGCACGGCTGGCCGAGCTGCACGGGACCGCACGGGCCGGCCTGGTCTCCGGGGCCAAACCCGGCACCGACATCTACCTGGACGCGGCCGGCGCGCCCGCCGTGCTGGAGACCGCGCTGGCGAGTGCGAAGCACGGCGCCACGCTCGGCATCGTCGCCGTGCACAAACGGCCGGCGAGTGTCGACTTCGGACGCCTGCTGACCACGGAGCTGACCATCGTGCTGTCCATGGGCTACCCCAGCGAGATCTTCGAGGTGACCGACGACCTGATCGCGAACTGGGAGAAGTACGCGCTGATCGTCAGCGACACCGTTCCGTTCGGCCGGGTGCGGGAGGCGTTGACGCTGGCCGCCACGCCCGGCGCGGCCGAGAAGGTCGTCGTCACTTTCTGA
- a CDS encoding LacI family DNA-binding transcriptional regulator: MPRVTLKDVARASGVSAATVSFVLNATPGQTIPAETRARVRQAATALGYVPHGIARALREGASRIVLLNAGRLRPGGSLQSFITGLDAELAAHGHTLLVRYGAAADDAEADDAEADGVAAGGVAAGGVAAGGVAAGGAATDGAARPDGGAADGAPSTAGGHGAAAVGTAAWTTDAPVGRTVPPDAPGAALRRVVDAANPRAVIDLQRIYADDESDLRDGGWHDGMAAHADTQIAYLADRGHRRIVFALPPDPALARFAALRLRHARAAAGERGLPPLETLQLGTDRADNGIRLRALLSAGSAPTTPAVSASAGPPTPAAPPTEPPAPGSPGGGLPGSSLADGSPRRRKVSKPAGLPAPAAVVESAGPAAVVESAGPAVVVEPAGPTAVAAFDDDTALRVLAALADQGLRAPEDLAVIGFDDAPHGELWTPALTTVHIDAAGYGRRAGRAALGLDTGAVPPNPSIVIRREST, translated from the coding sequence TTGCCGAGGGTCACGCTCAAGGACGTCGCACGCGCCAGCGGCGTCTCGGCCGCGACGGTGAGCTTCGTGCTCAACGCGACACCGGGCCAGACCATCCCGGCGGAGACGCGCGCCCGCGTCCGGCAGGCCGCGACCGCGCTCGGCTACGTCCCGCACGGCATCGCCCGCGCGCTGCGCGAAGGCGCCTCCCGCATCGTCCTGCTCAACGCGGGCCGGCTGCGGCCGGGCGGAAGCCTGCAGAGCTTCATCACCGGCCTCGACGCCGAGTTGGCCGCGCACGGCCATACCCTGCTCGTCCGTTACGGCGCGGCGGCCGATGACGCGGAGGCCGATGACGCGGAGGCCGATGGCGTGGCGGCCGGTGGCGTGGCGGCCGGTGGCGTGGCGGCCGGTGGCGTGGCGGCCGGTGGCGCGGCGACCGACGGCGCGGCCCGGCCGGATGGCGGCGCGGCCGACGGCGCGCCGAGCACCGCCGGTGGCCACGGCGCCGCCGCGGTCGGTACGGCGGCTTGGACCACCGATGCGCCGGTCGGCAGGACGGTGCCGCCCGATGCGCCGGGGGCGGCGCTGCGGCGCGTCGTCGATGCCGCGAATCCGCGCGCCGTGATCGACTTGCAGCGCATCTACGCCGACGACGAGTCCGACCTGCGTGACGGCGGCTGGCACGACGGTATGGCGGCGCACGCCGACACCCAGATCGCCTACCTCGCCGACCGGGGTCACCGCCGCATCGTCTTCGCGTTGCCTCCGGATCCGGCCCTGGCCCGGTTCGCCGCACTGCGCCTCCGGCACGCGCGGGCCGCCGCCGGAGAGCGCGGCCTTCCACCACTGGAGACGCTGCAACTCGGCACCGATCGCGCGGACAACGGCATCCGTCTGCGAGCCCTGCTGTCCGCGGGCTCCGCGCCGACGACGCCCGCGGTGTCCGCGTCAGCCGGCCCGCCTACGCCAGCCGCGCCGCCCACCGAGCCTCCGGCGCCTGGATCACCGGGCGGCGGTTTGCCTGGATCATCGTTGGCCGACGGCTCGCCCCGACGCCGAAAGGTCAGTAAGCCGGCCGGTCTGCCTGCGCCGGCCGCGGTGGTGGAGTCGGCTGGGCCGGCGGCGGTGGTGGAGTCGGCTGGGCCGGCGGTGGTGGTGGAGCCGGCCGGGCCGACCGCGGTGGCCGCGTTCGACGACGACACGGCGCTTCGGGTGCTGGCCGCGCTTGCTGATCAGGGACTCCGCGCGCCGGAGGATCTCGCCGTCATCGGCTTCGATGACGCGCCACACGGCGAGTTGTGGACGCCGGCGCTGACCACCGTCCACATCGATGCCGCCGGTTACGGCCGCCGGGCCGGCCGAGCAGCGCTCGGACTGGACACCGGCGCCGTCCCACCGAATCCGTCCATCGTCATCCGGCGGGAGTCCACGTGA